GTTCTCGCCGTGGTCGGAAGAACTGCCAATGCGCATTCACCAGAACAGGTTCCCGGTCTGTACGGTGTGGATGTGAAGGAAGTGAATGGCAAACCTTTTGTGATCGAAGTGAACGAATGCCCCAACATAGATCATGGTATCGAGGATCAGGCCATGGGTGACGAATTGTACAGGGCCATTATCGGCTCTTTGAAAATGCGCATTGAACAAAAGATCGGAATACGATCATGAACAAGAAAGAGAAGAAATTCAAGTTGTTCGAGGTAACCGGCATCGAGCTGGAATACATGGTCGTGGACCGCACCACCTTGAAAGTGCTACCTATCGTCGACAAGCTTTTTGAGGATGTCACGGGCAAGATCACCGGCGATGTTGAAAGAGGCGACGTGGAATGGAGCAACGAGCTCGTAAGCCATGTTGTGGAGTTGAAGACGGCTAAACCAACGAAGAAGATCCCGCCATTCCGTAGGAAATTCGCGAAGGAAGTAAAAGCGATCAATAATATCCTAGCGAAACGCAATGCCATGTTGTTGCCGACCGCTGCGCATCCGTTCATGGATCCTTTCACGGAAACCGTCATTTGGCCGCACGAATACAATGAAGTGTACGCTCTGTACAATCGCATATTCGATTGTCGCGGTCACGGCTGGAGCAATCTGCAAAGCACACACCTGAACCTACCCTTCGCGAATGATGATGAGTTCTCGAAACTGCACGCTGCCATTCGCCTGCTGTTGCCCATCATTCCTGCATTGAGTGCCAGTTCCCCGATCCTGGATGGAAAGGTCACCGGGTTCTTGGACAGCCGGATGGAAGCCTACCTGCACCATCAGGAGCGCTTACCAGAGTTGATGGGGTCACTTATTCCGGAAGCCGTTTTCTCACAAGAGGATTACTATCGCGCCATTTTCAGTCCGATCGCTCAGGCCATGGCGCCTTTCGATACGGAGAAAGTAATGGATCACCATTTCGCGAACTCGCGTGGTGCTATAGCGCGTTTTGATCGTGGCGCCATAGAGATCCGCGTGATCGACATCCAGGAGTGCCCGAGCGGTGATCTGGCAATTGCCGAATTGATCGTTGCGGTGCTCAAAGCCATGTGCAACGGCCGATGGGTAAGTAGCTATCTACAACGCGCTTGGAATGAGAACGATCTGTTGGCGTTGTTCCTACAAGTGATCAAGGATGCGGGGAATGCAACCCTTTCGAATCGGGACTATTTGATCATGTTCGGCCTGATGGGTCAAGAGCATTTGACCGCCCAGAAGATCTGGCAGCATTTGTTCGTAGAGGTTTACGATGGGCTAAGTGATGGGTGTCGACAGCATATCGCTCACATCCTTGAACATGGTTCATTGGCCCAACGGATCCTTGCGCACACCGGGAAGAATCCTTCACACGAAAAATTGGTTGAGGTATATACGCGGCTTGCCGAATGCTTGGATAGCGACACCGCATTCATATGACCAGCGTTCTGCTCACGTGTGAACATGGCGGCAACGAGATCCCAGTAGCGTATCGTAGCCATTTCACCAAAGCGAAAGCAACCTTGTCAACGCATCGTGGGTTGGATATCGGAGCACTTGATCTGTTCCATAAAATGGAAGCGATCGCTGAAACGAGCTACCATTCCACCACGTCGCGGTTACTAGTGGAACTGAACAGGTCGTTGTATCACCCGAACCTATTCTCCAAATGGACCAAGGGATTGAACCAAGAGGAGAAGAACCAGATCATTGCTGACCACTATCTCCCCTACCGTTATGCTGTTGAGAGTTACATCCGTGATTCATTGAAAAAGAAAGATCAACTGATGCACATATCCGTGCATTCATTCACGCCGGAATTGGATGGCATTGTGCGCAATGCTGACATTGGATTGTTGTATGACCCACAACGAGCTTCCGAAAAACGTTTTGCAACGGCTTGGGCGAAAGCCATCCGTGATCATGCACCTGATCTCCGGGTGCGGATGAACTATCCTTATCGCGGAACTGCCGATGGATTCACGACCTATTTGCGTCGTAAGTTCAAAAAGAACTATAGTGGAATTGAATTGGAAGTGAACCAGAAATGGGCTGCCGGTTCCGCTATGGACAAGCGCATTACGGAGGTGTTGATCGAGTCGGTTCGTACGGTTCTGGAGTAAGGCTTTTGGGGTTGGAACTATTCGGCCGTGATCGCAAATAAAAAGCCCTCGTTCCAAATATGGAACAAGGGCTTTTCAATTTGTGCTGAATATCACTAACGCACCACACTGAAACGACGTACGGCATTGCCGCCTTGCCAACTCATACGAAGCATGTATTGTCCTTCGTTCAATGCATCAACTTCGATCCGTTGCAGATCTGAAGCAATGGTCGGTGGCACAAATACTGTTCGGCCGGCCATATCCAGCACTTCCATCCGTAGATCCTTCCGGTCACCGCGAACGAAGGAAATGGTGAGTTGATCATTTGCTGGATCCGGGTAAACTGCAAGTTCCAGATCATTCACAAGCTCTTCCATACCAATGGTCAAATCCAGATCCCAAACTTGGAAATCATCCAACCCGGCCTCGACCAACGAGCCACCGTCCAAATTCTGACCGGGACGCAGGCTATCGCTCGCATGGAACTTCAAACGGATATTCGCTGTTGGCGACACGTAATCCTGTACACGGAAAGCCATGCGGCGCCAGCTACGGTCGCCTGACTTCGTATCTTCCACAGGCACCCACGATGTACCGCCGTTATTGCTGATATACACCTGCCACCAATCTGCATTCGGGTTGGCTCCCGATGGTGGGTTGTTGGTATACCAACGCCAGTAGCTGATCACTGGTTCAGCGTAAGGCGTAAGGTCAATGTCCGGGGTCATCAAAGTGGTTGTACCACCATCAACATCATTCTCTCCCAAGGCCGCAGACGTAGAGGACGAATTTCCTGTAACCCAACAGAATTCACCATTCGGGGTGTGTTGGGAATTTGGAGCTACTACACTGCTCGGATCGCCAACCGTTCCATAGGAGCCGATCGGCAACGCAAATTCCCAAAGG
This genomic window from Flavobacteriales bacterium contains:
- a CDS encoding glutamate--cysteine ligase, with translation MNKKEKKFKLFEVTGIELEYMVVDRTTLKVLPIVDKLFEDVTGKITGDVERGDVEWSNELVSHVVELKTAKPTKKIPPFRRKFAKEVKAINNILAKRNAMLLPTAAHPFMDPFTETVIWPHEYNEVYALYNRIFDCRGHGWSNLQSTHLNLPFANDDEFSKLHAAIRLLLPIIPALSASSPILDGKVTGFLDSRMEAYLHHQERLPELMGSLIPEAVFSQEDYYRAIFSPIAQAMAPFDTEKVMDHHFANSRGAIARFDRGAIEIRVIDIQECPSGDLAIAELIVAVLKAMCNGRWVSSYLQRAWNENDLLALFLQVIKDAGNATLSNRDYLIMFGLMGQEHLTAQKIWQHLFVEVYDGLSDGCRQHIAHILEHGSLAQRILAHTGKNPSHEKLVEVYTRLAECLDSDTAFI
- a CDS encoding N-formylglutamate amidohydrolase, producing the protein MTSVLLTCEHGGNEIPVAYRSHFTKAKATLSTHRGLDIGALDLFHKMEAIAETSYHSTTSRLLVELNRSLYHPNLFSKWTKGLNQEEKNQIIADHYLPYRYAVESYIRDSLKKKDQLMHISVHSFTPELDGIVRNADIGLLYDPQRASEKRFATAWAKAIRDHAPDLRVRMNYPYRGTADGFTTYLRRKFKKNYSGIELEVNQKWAAGSAMDKRITEVLIESVRTVLE